One window of Pirellulales bacterium genomic DNA carries:
- a CDS encoding serine/threonine-protein kinase encodes MALASQGNVGPYRLLNIVKTGQTSQVWAVMDDRDKRRLAIKLLLSDYRKDREHLGYLKQEAVVGKTLDHPRVIKVFEYATDHGLPYLVMEYFPAPNMKEIILQVRQQVAFMMPRIIDGAAEGLAYFNQQGWIHRDIKPDNFLIIQNGEVKLIDFALAQRKKGVLARLFGRGKVQGTRSYMSPEQIRGEPLDERADIYSFGCTIFHLVAGRAPYTGANSNELLNKHLRAAVPVLEAFDRNITSEFGALIRSTMAKDPKGRPDSMAKFLSEFRGISMFKRMPDPPASAPAEENAS; translated from the coding sequence GTGGCACTGGCAAGTCAAGGAAACGTCGGTCCTTACCGTCTGCTGAACATCGTCAAGACAGGCCAGACCAGCCAGGTATGGGCGGTCATGGACGACCGTGACAAGCGGCGACTGGCGATCAAGCTACTGCTCTCCGACTATCGCAAGGACCGGGAGCATCTTGGCTACCTCAAGCAGGAAGCCGTGGTCGGCAAGACGCTCGACCATCCGCGCGTCATCAAGGTCTTCGAGTACGCCACGGATCACGGCCTTCCGTACCTGGTGATGGAGTACTTTCCCGCGCCGAACATGAAGGAAATCATCCTGCAGGTGCGGCAACAAGTGGCCTTCATGATGCCGCGGATTATCGACGGCGCGGCCGAAGGCCTGGCGTATTTCAATCAGCAAGGCTGGATTCACCGCGACATCAAGCCAGACAACTTCCTGATCATTCAAAACGGCGAAGTGAAGCTGATCGACTTTGCGCTCGCGCAGCGCAAGAAGGGGGTACTCGCCAGGCTGTTTGGACGCGGCAAAGTGCAAGGGACGCGCAGCTACATGTCGCCCGAGCAGATCCGCGGCGAGCCTTTGGACGAGCGGGCCGACATCTACAGTTTTGGCTGCACGATCTTTCACCTGGTGGCCGGCCGGGCACCTTATACGGGCGCGAATTCCAACGAATTGCTCAACAAGCACCTGCGCGCCGCGGTCCCCGTGCTCGAGGCGTTCGATCGCAACATAACATCGGAGTTCGGCGCGCTCATCCGCTCGACGATGGCCAAGGATCCGAAAGGGCGGCCCGACTCGATGGCAAAGTTTCTCAGCGAATTCCGCGGTATTTCGATGTTCAAGCGCATGCCCGACCCACCAGCCAGCGCTCCGGCCGAGGAA